The following are encoded in a window of bacterium SCSIO 12643 genomic DNA:
- a CDS encoding B12-binding domain-containing radical SAM protein, with the protein MARLLFLQNLDYEFLGPMYISSILKQNGHDCKMLIGHKLADFEREIQAFKPDLVGFSIMSGSHNWALQMAREIKTKYSVKNIFGGAHPTFFRDFIKEEGVDYIVKGEGEETMVEIMNRLDLQESFTEVSNLSYIDSDNQVQHNPLRNLAKRMDDYPFPDRFLYGQLDSRLDRSVRNVITSRGCPFHCSFCFEDAMRDLYKGKGKYVRIREMDEVIAECKELVQNTDVKVIYFADDVFGMSRSWLYEFLEIYKREVGLEFICLVRADLVAADEAYAFKLAEAGCKSVFFGIESGNEDLRNQILKKQLTDTQIVKAAELLHKAGIKFRTYNILGLPDETLADAFSTLELNIKIKADYPWCSLFSPFPGTELTDYAFAKGYLSPTFDYEKLTKSFFTESKLEIPNIREMQNLQKFFQTAVLWPWTYPVVKQLIKLPPNLLFQAWFGLIYFHVYIRSEKRSFWSTLMFAFKNYKHVLTKQ; encoded by the coding sequence ATGGCTAGATTACTATTTCTTCAAAATTTGGATTACGAGTTTTTAGGCCCGATGTATATATCCTCCATTTTGAAGCAAAATGGTCATGATTGCAAAATGCTTATTGGACATAAGCTGGCAGATTTTGAGCGCGAAATTCAGGCGTTTAAACCCGATCTGGTAGGCTTTTCCATCATGAGTGGAAGTCATAATTGGGCTTTGCAAATGGCGCGTGAAATCAAGACGAAGTATAGTGTAAAGAACATTTTTGGCGGAGCCCATCCTACTTTTTTTAGAGACTTTATAAAAGAAGAAGGGGTCGATTATATTGTAAAGGGTGAAGGAGAGGAGACGATGGTGGAGATTATGAATCGTTTAGATCTTCAGGAGTCCTTTACGGAAGTTTCCAATTTATCTTATATCGATTCAGATAATCAGGTACAACATAATCCTTTGAGAAATCTGGCAAAACGAATGGATGATTATCCTTTTCCAGATCGGTTTTTGTATGGTCAATTAGATTCTCGATTAGATAGATCAGTTCGTAATGTGATAACCTCCCGCGGATGTCCCTTTCATTGTAGCTTTTGTTTTGAAGATGCCATGCGCGACTTATACAAAGGAAAGGGGAAATACGTCCGAATTCGCGAAATGGATGAGGTGATTGCAGAGTGTAAGGAATTAGTGCAAAACACCGATGTGAAAGTTATCTATTTTGCAGATGATGTTTTTGGGATGAGTCGCAGCTGGTTGTATGAGTTTTTGGAAATCTATAAACGTGAAGTCGGACTAGAGTTTATTTGTTTGGTACGGGCCGATTTGGTTGCAGCTGATGAAGCTTATGCATTTAAACTTGCAGAAGCTGGTTGTAAATCTGTGTTTTTTGGAATAGAATCAGGAAATGAAGATTTAAGAAATCAGATTTTAAAAAAGCAGCTCACTGATACGCAAATCGTAAAAGCAGCGGAATTGTTACACAAGGCAGGAATCAAATTCAGAACATATAATATACTTGGATTGCCAGACGAAACCCTGGCGGATGCTTTTTCCACTTTGGAATTAAATATCAAAATAAAAGCAGATTATCCGTGGTGTTCTTTGTTTTCTCCTTTTCCGGGAACTGAGTTAACGGATTATGCGTTTGCCAAAGGCTATTTAAGCCCGACATTTGATTACGAAAAATTAACCAAGTCTTTCTTTACGGAAAGTAAATTGGAAATTCCGAATATTCGAGAGATGCAAAATCTGCAGAAGTTTTTTCAAACTGCAGTTTTATGGCCATGGACGTATCCTGTGGTGAAGCAATTGATTAAACTACCGCCAAATCTACTGTTTCAGGCCTGGTTTGGCTTGATTTATTTTCATGTCTACATTAGAAGTGAGAAAAGAAGTTTTTGGTCTACTTTAATGTTTGCGTTTAAAAACTATAAACACGTATTAACTAAGCAGTAA
- a CDS encoding radical SAM protein, producing the protein MDQNGIKVLFLNPPGKEIYIRDYYCSKVSKAYYLPQPVDLVIQSSFFNGPNFECLVCDAIAEKLSIPQTIDMAVGFQPELIITQCGSVSIEEDETFFKMLNHKLPKAKILSTGDLFLENATEYLKETDWLDGIITDFFDSGPLHFILNNPEEINGLTYKSNGGIITRPSSKQTKGIELAVPQHHLFKNELYRMPFANKYPMATVLTNYACPYPCTFCIMSFLNFKQRSAESVKQELLQLKDLGVKYLYFSDQTFYKNNKVTSEILDFMISENFGFNWVCFSRVDVLDVKKLQKMKAAGCNTIMFGVEWAEDDLCDKYKKQYTTAQVRATFELVKKVGIKRMGTFLIGVPGQTEASIRNTVDFAIEIDADYASFNVAVPRVQTSFREEALEMGLITDNQKEMDQSGSFIAMGTGEVSAEGLMRLKKEAYRRFYLRPGYIWKRVYALKNWEELKTHTREAYFVVKNIFS; encoded by the coding sequence ATGGATCAAAATGGAATAAAGGTATTGTTTTTAAACCCTCCCGGGAAGGAAATTTATATACGTGATTATTATTGTTCCAAAGTATCCAAGGCGTATTACTTACCGCAACCGGTTGATCTCGTAATTCAATCTAGTTTTTTCAACGGCCCCAATTTTGAATGTCTGGTGTGCGATGCGATTGCAGAGAAATTATCCATACCACAAACCATAGATATGGCGGTTGGTTTTCAGCCAGAACTAATTATTACACAGTGTGGTTCGGTTTCTATTGAGGAGGATGAGACATTCTTTAAAATGCTCAATCATAAACTCCCGAAGGCTAAGATTTTGTCTACCGGAGATTTGTTTTTAGAAAATGCAACAGAGTATTTAAAAGAAACAGATTGGTTGGACGGAATTATCACTGATTTCTTTGATAGTGGGCCATTACATTTCATACTAAACAATCCGGAAGAAATAAATGGACTGACTTATAAAAGTAATGGCGGTATTATAACACGTCCGAGTAGTAAACAAACTAAAGGAATTGAGTTGGCCGTACCACAACATCATTTGTTTAAGAATGAATTGTATAGAATGCCATTTGCAAATAAATACCCAATGGCTACGGTATTGACCAACTATGCTTGCCCATATCCATGTACATTTTGCATTATGTCGTTCCTGAACTTTAAACAACGTAGTGCTGAGAGTGTAAAGCAGGAATTGCTGCAATTGAAAGATTTAGGGGTAAAATATCTGTATTTCTCAGATCAAACTTTTTATAAGAATAACAAGGTAACATCAGAAATCTTAGATTTTATGATTTCGGAGAACTTTGGATTTAATTGGGTTTGTTTTTCCAGGGTAGATGTTTTGGATGTGAAGAAACTTCAGAAGATGAAAGCAGCCGGATGTAACACGATTATGTTTGGAGTGGAGTGGGCCGAAGACGATTTGTGTGATAAGTATAAAAAACAATACACCACCGCTCAGGTTAGAGCGACATTTGAGTTAGTCAAAAAGGTAGGGATAAAAAGGATGGGAACTTTCTTAATTGGAGTGCCAGGGCAAACTGAGGCATCTATTAGAAATACGGTAGATTTTGCGATTGAGATTGATGCGGACTATGCCTCGTTTAATGTAGCAGTACCAAGAGTTCAAACGTCTTTTAGAGAGGAGGCTTTGGAAATGGGGCTGATTACTGATAACCAGAAGGAAATGGATCAATCCGGGAGTTTTATTGCGATGGGAACAGGAGAGGTATCTGCAGAAGGTTTAATGCGCTTAAAAAAAGAGGCCTATCGTAGATTTTACTTGCGACCAGGGTATATCTGGAAAAGGGTCTATGCATTAAAAAACTGGGAAGAATTGAAAACGCATACAAGAGAAGCTTATTTTGTGGTTAAAAATATTTTTTCCTGA
- a CDS encoding DUF2029 domain-containing protein: MEHLRKYFPKLLLVVLSVGVLWKGILPGFNQINWDFPNYYIAAQLFSEGHDVALFYDNDWFLEQADKYDGIYAKFTPFPPSTVFIMYPLSGFSMLLAKQIWTVLNACVLIGLIAIIRKITLWSWINATLIVVLSGFSLINNFYLGQFYLILTFLLFLGYYWDQHGKSLLSGSMFALGILFKYLPVVYLPIYLLKNRSTFFLALGTLLVMMGVVIGVVGWNATITFIDQVFLAHLQGEIAGQESQSIAFQSWGALFKNLFELEKAKILTYVVTGGVLVIYLLMIERLWKVKAHYNYLLAFTGCTFMLLLPASASYHFLLLIFPIVVLLAQLQSDRLDPPIKVILILYIAIGWFNIGYTRILWDSDHFLAILGSFPRLWLMFGLWMYVFYVLKRNVLDAYKVKISQ; encoded by the coding sequence ATGGAGCACCTCCGAAAATATTTCCCAAAACTATTGCTGGTTGTACTATCAGTAGGTGTATTATGGAAAGGAATCTTACCTGGGTTTAACCAGATTAACTGGGATTTTCCAAACTACTATATTGCTGCACAATTGTTTAGTGAAGGGCATGATGTGGCTTTGTTTTATGATAATGACTGGTTTTTAGAACAGGCAGATAAGTATGATGGAATTTACGCGAAGTTCACTCCGTTTCCTCCATCAACTGTTTTTATCATGTATCCGTTGAGTGGGTTTTCAATGTTGTTGGCTAAGCAAATCTGGACGGTACTTAATGCGTGTGTGTTAATAGGTTTAATTGCAATCATCCGAAAAATAACACTATGGTCGTGGATAAATGCGACTTTGATAGTAGTGCTTTCAGGTTTTTCGTTGATTAATAATTTCTATTTAGGTCAATTCTATCTGATTTTGACTTTCCTATTGTTTCTGGGGTATTATTGGGATCAACATGGAAAATCGTTGTTGTCGGGGAGTATGTTTGCTCTGGGGATTCTGTTTAAATATCTACCTGTAGTGTATTTGCCCATCTATCTTTTGAAAAATCGCAGCACATTTTTTTTAGCTCTGGGAACCTTGTTGGTGATGATGGGAGTTGTCATTGGAGTGGTGGGTTGGAATGCTACGATTACCTTTATTGATCAGGTGTTTTTAGCTCACTTACAGGGTGAAATCGCAGGACAGGAAAGTCAATCCATTGCTTTTCAATCCTGGGGTGCTTTGTTTAAGAATTTATTTGAACTGGAAAAAGCTAAAATCTTAACATATGTGGTTACCGGTGGAGTTCTCGTGATTTATTTATTGATGATTGAACGATTATGGAAGGTGAAAGCACATTACAATTACTTGTTGGCATTTACAGGATGTACTTTTATGCTGCTTTTACCAGCAAGTGCCAGTTATCATTTTCTGTTATTGATTTTTCCAATTGTGGTGCTATTAGCTCAACTTCAAAGCGATCGTTTAGATCCACCAATAAAGGTGATTTTGATATTGTATATTGCTATTGGATGGTTTAATATTGGGTATACCAGAATTTTATGGGACTCAGATCATTTTTTAGCCATATTGGGGAGTTTTCCAAGATTGTGGTTGATGTTTGGGTTGTGGATGTATGTTTTTTATGTTTTAAAAAGAAATGTTTTAGATGCTTACAAGGTTAAAATCTCTCAATAA
- a CDS encoding radical SAM protein, whose amino-acid sequence MLTRLKSLNKRLHPTKLYFDPDWMVLGVNNVCNLHCKMCDVGNQNLESNFAQNLVGSHPINMPLELIYKVIDETALYFPNTKLAYAFTEPLVYPYLIDSLKYANEKGLYTTVTTNALTLKQKAQGLSESGLNELFVSLDGPQDIHNEIRGNKKSFQKAVEGIRVLAYQDVVPEVSIICAITEWNVGHLQQLLEELDGLPIKEVGFMHTQFTTKKAAELHNMSKWGPIYPAVDSNVDEIDFSNMDLEKLLEEINELQKGTSKIPVFFSPKIDTLKDLQTYYLEPEKIIGNYCNAIFTNIMVKSDGSVIPAHGRCFNLDIGNVYETSLNEIWNSPVVGKLRSDVMRAGGLFSACSRCCSGF is encoded by the coding sequence ATGCTTACAAGGTTAAAATCTCTCAATAAAAGATTGCATCCAACTAAACTGTACTTTGATCCCGATTGGATGGTTTTGGGAGTCAACAATGTATGTAATCTTCATTGTAAAATGTGCGATGTAGGTAATCAGAATCTGGAAAGCAATTTTGCGCAAAACCTGGTAGGCTCTCATCCCATTAATATGCCTTTAGAGCTGATTTATAAAGTAATTGACGAAACAGCGTTATACTTTCCAAATACCAAATTGGCTTACGCGTTTACAGAGCCATTGGTATATCCATATCTGATAGACTCTTTGAAGTATGCAAATGAAAAAGGTTTGTACACCACGGTAACCACCAATGCTTTGACGTTAAAACAGAAGGCACAAGGATTGTCAGAATCAGGGCTAAACGAACTGTTTGTTTCACTGGATGGTCCACAAGATATTCATAACGAAATCCGTGGGAATAAAAAATCGTTTCAAAAAGCGGTTGAAGGAATTAGAGTGTTAGCCTATCAGGATGTAGTTCCTGAAGTTTCGATTATTTGTGCCATAACAGAGTGGAACGTAGGTCACTTGCAGCAACTTTTAGAAGAATTAGATGGGCTTCCAATCAAGGAGGTTGGATTTATGCATACGCAGTTTACCACAAAAAAAGCGGCTGAACTACATAACATGAGTAAGTGGGGACCGATTTATCCGGCAGTAGATTCCAATGTTGATGAAATTGATTTTTCTAACATGGATTTAGAAAAACTATTGGAGGAAATAAATGAACTACAAAAAGGCACAAGCAAAATTCCGGTCTTCTTTTCACCTAAAATAGATACACTTAAAGACCTTCAAACCTATTATTTAGAACCGGAAAAAATCATTGGGAATTATTGTAATGCCATTTTTACCAATATTATGGTAAAGTCAGATGGTAGTGTGATTCCGGCTCATGGAAGGTGTTTCAACCTGGACATTGGAAATGTATATGAAACGTCACTCAATGAAATCTGGAATTCACCCGTAGTCGGTAAGTTGAGATCGGATGTGATGCGTGCTGGAGGTTTGTTCTCGGCATGTTCGAGGTGTTGTAGTGGGTTTTAA
- a CDS encoding YkgJ family cysteine cluster protein — protein sequence MRPDYQEALQQAKTNKKSIKKKVQKLRKMRKGAVDNIIHPLHEETFEHIDCLQCANCCKTTGPLFTDRDIARISKHLNLKEAEFIAQYLRIDEDQDFVLQQVPCPFLGDDNYCGIYDVRPKACAAYPHTDQVNQIGILALTTKNAAICPAVASIFEKL from the coding sequence ATGCGTCCCGATTATCAGGAGGCTCTCCAACAAGCCAAGACCAACAAGAAGTCTATAAAAAAGAAAGTGCAAAAGCTGCGCAAAATGCGCAAAGGCGCTGTAGATAATATTATTCACCCTTTACACGAAGAGACATTTGAACATATTGATTGTTTACAGTGCGCAAATTGCTGTAAAACTACAGGTCCTCTATTCACAGATCGCGATATCGCTAGAATCTCAAAGCATTTGAATCTTAAAGAAGCAGAGTTTATTGCGCAATATTTAAGGATCGATGAAGATCAGGATTTCGTTTTACAACAAGTGCCCTGCCCTTTTCTTGGAGATGATAATTACTGCGGTATCTATGATGTTCGTCCAAAGGCATGTGCCGCATACCCACATACGGATCAAGTAAACCAAATTGGAATCCTGGCATTGACCACAAAAAATGCGGCCATCTGTCCTGCTGTAGCTTCTATATTTGAAAAGCTTTAA
- a CDS encoding YqgE/AlgH family protein — protein sequence MTSDNFLNNINFKTTEPGKGKILVSEPMLPDPNFFRSVVLLTQHDEEGSLGFVLNHMSIVDVDNVLPEFSVKNLPIFIGGPVGNDQLFFIHTLGEELAQSQKIMDGLYLGGDLKHLEFMLNNGLANADQVRFFVGYSGWDPDQLDQEIKENSWIIATITPDQVMSDSEEYWKEIMVGLGKEFALMSNFPSNPGLN from the coding sequence ATGACTTCAGATAATTTTTTAAATAACATCAATTTCAAAACTACTGAACCAGGAAAAGGCAAAATTCTGGTTTCAGAACCTATGCTCCCCGATCCAAATTTCTTCAGATCTGTGGTTTTATTGACGCAACATGATGAAGAAGGATCTCTGGGTTTCGTACTCAATCATATGAGTATTGTTGATGTCGACAATGTTTTACCTGAATTCTCAGTTAAGAACCTTCCAATTTTCATAGGTGGCCCTGTAGGGAACGATCAATTATTCTTCATCCATACACTTGGAGAGGAATTGGCTCAATCTCAAAAAATTATGGATGGGTTATATTTAGGAGGAGATCTTAAGCATCTGGAATTCATGTTAAACAACGGTTTGGCAAATGCGGATCAGGTTCGTTTTTTTGTTGGTTATTCGGGATGGGACCCGGATCAACTCGATCAGGAAATCAAAGAAAATTCCTGGATCATTGCTACTATTACACCAGATCAGGTCATGAGCGACTCTGAAGAGTACTGGAAAGAGATCATGGTTGGCCTGGGTAAAGAGTTTGCCCTAATGTCTAACTTCCCTTCTAATCCGGGATTAAACTAA
- a CDS encoding radical SAM protein gives MLEHQTDILFITPPFTQLNTPYPATAYLKGFFNTQNIHTEQIDLGIDVTLRLFSREGFKDIFQLIDAYDFDLSENASRIVSLQNEYIKTIDDTIQFLQGKNPTLAYRIISRNYLPESSRFNDLQDLEWAFGELGIKDQAKHIATLYLEDIADLIVETIDPYFGFSRYAEKIAVAASSFDEIHNHLEEDDNLIDALLTEELEKSITKHQPKVIAISIPFPGNLYGALKCGQYIKAHYPKIKITMGGGYPNTELRSLSDSRVFKYTDFITLDDGEAPLSILLEHINGHRNLKSLKRTFALVDHKVQYFNGAPEPDFAHAEVGTPDYEGLQLDKYISVIEIANPMHRLWSDGRWNKLTLAHGCYWGKCTFCDISLDYIKRYQPVTAEILCDRMETMIQQTGENGFHFVDEAAPPALLRDLSLEILKRNLTVTWWTNIRFEKSFTSDLAKLMKLSGCIAVSGGLEVASDRLLKRIKKGVSIEKVSQVTQNLTDAGIMVHAYLMYGFPTQTTQETIDSLEVVRQLFQAGIVNSAYWHLFSMTAHSPIGLNPEEFEVIRENNELGAFANNDLVHTDPKGTDHYKFGDGLKKALFNYMHGVGFDFNLSEWFDFKVPKTTIQKDLILKYLEANSFQKTTSSKKIIWTGNKHIKLSKKNSKKATIQINNLNKTLTFTLPLKQAEWLTRILKESHYSNNSSYTYGDLENEFNDQELGYFLLFWNELTITELRENGLLML, from the coding sequence ATTTTGGAGCATCAAACGGATATATTATTCATCACACCACCATTTACACAACTCAACACCCCCTATCCTGCTACTGCTTATCTAAAAGGATTCTTTAACACACAAAATATTCACACAGAACAAATTGACCTTGGAATTGATGTTACTTTACGACTATTTAGTCGCGAAGGATTTAAAGACATATTTCAATTGATCGATGCATATGACTTTGATTTATCCGAAAATGCATCACGAATCGTATCACTTCAAAATGAATACATTAAAACTATTGATGATACGATACAATTTTTACAAGGAAAGAACCCCACACTCGCCTATCGCATCATCTCTCGGAATTATCTACCGGAATCTTCTCGTTTTAACGATTTACAAGACCTGGAATGGGCTTTTGGAGAATTGGGGATCAAGGACCAGGCAAAACACATTGCAACGCTTTATTTGGAAGATATAGCTGATTTAATCGTTGAAACGATCGACCCATACTTCGGTTTTAGCCGATATGCTGAAAAAATTGCAGTAGCTGCCAGTAGCTTTGACGAAATCCATAATCATCTGGAAGAAGATGATAATTTGATAGATGCCTTACTTACCGAAGAGCTAGAAAAATCAATAACAAAGCACCAACCAAAAGTAATTGCTATTTCTATTCCTTTTCCGGGAAACCTTTATGGCGCCTTAAAATGTGGACAATACATCAAAGCCCATTATCCCAAGATCAAAATCACTATGGGTGGTGGATACCCTAACACAGAGTTACGATCTTTATCTGATTCCAGAGTTTTTAAATACACGGACTTCATCACTTTAGATGACGGTGAGGCTCCGTTATCCATTCTATTAGAACATATTAATGGTCATAGGAATTTAAAGTCTCTTAAACGCACCTTCGCTTTAGTTGATCATAAAGTCCAATACTTTAATGGAGCTCCTGAACCTGATTTCGCACATGCAGAAGTAGGTACACCTGATTATGAAGGACTTCAGTTAGACAAGTACATTTCGGTAATTGAAATCGCTAATCCTATGCATCGCTTATGGAGCGATGGACGTTGGAATAAACTTACTTTAGCACATGGTTGCTACTGGGGTAAATGTACTTTTTGCGATATCAGTTTGGATTATATCAAAAGATATCAGCCTGTTACCGCTGAAATTCTATGCGACCGGATGGAAACGATGATTCAGCAAACTGGAGAAAACGGATTCCATTTTGTAGACGAAGCTGCACCTCCTGCGCTACTTCGGGACTTGTCTTTAGAGATTCTAAAGCGTAATCTTACCGTTACCTGGTGGACCAATATCAGATTCGAAAAAAGCTTTACTTCTGATTTAGCAAAATTGATGAAGCTTTCCGGTTGTATCGCAGTTTCAGGTGGACTCGAGGTCGCTTCCGACCGACTTCTAAAACGCATCAAAAAAGGTGTAAGTATTGAGAAAGTCTCTCAAGTAACACAAAATCTTACAGATGCCGGAATTATGGTACATGCCTACCTGATGTATGGTTTCCCTACCCAAACTACTCAGGAAACAATTGATTCTCTGGAAGTTGTCCGTCAGTTATTTCAAGCAGGAATTGTTAATTCTGCATACTGGCATTTATTTTCAATGACCGCACATAGTCCAATAGGTTTAAACCCTGAAGAATTTGAAGTGATCCGAGAAAATAATGAATTAGGGGCTTTTGCCAATAACGATCTGGTGCATACAGATCCTAAAGGAACTGACCATTATAAGTTTGGAGATGGGTTAAAAAAGGCCCTTTTCAACTATATGCATGGTGTTGGTTTTGATTTCAATTTAAGCGAATGGTTCGATTTTAAGGTTCCTAAAACCACCATACAGAAAGACCTCATTCTAAAATACCTGGAAGCCAATTCATTTCAAAAAACAACTTCAAGTAAAAAGATTATTTGGACTGGTAATAAACACATTAAACTCTCAAAGAAAAACTCAAAAAAAGCTACAATTCAAATTAATAATTTAAATAAAACGCTCACTTTTACCCTTCCCTTGAAACAAGCTGAGTGGTTAACACGTATTTTAAAAGAATCACATTACAGCAATAATTCCTCGTATACCTACGGTGATTTGGAGAATGAATTTAATGATCAGGAACTGGGTTACTTTTTATTATTCTGGAATGAACTCACTATTACAGAGTTACGAGAAAATGGTTTATTAATGTTATGA